One genomic window of Verrucomicrobiota bacterium includes the following:
- a CDS encoding S8 family serine peptidase: MKDNRKRTLALFALTILALIGVSQLSRILPSGKTEQKITSETASYDSIPSLSKDREAGVGVVAVQGASTNTYQLPSEVLDDMNVLEVLAVDDIATASGEREIHSVIETDSAFLGKVLVKQNRSTGKVRKYSAEHLVISPTHNKTDLTELAALLRESGFEVRQPYEFTPFLYLTPKGHTPQEIHKTLEEVTSLLLDTGAVIELDGIGRATGADTIPPNDPEYNGQWHHQKIQSEAAWGMTKGSDEVLVAVLDTGLASLKRDLTNGKLISQSNEFAGRINSNGWNFVDNNYLPLDKSYTAHGTQTTSILAGNANNNTKGAGVDWNCQILPLKVMDDLRNVPDSIASKAILDALAFNADVIYMGFDSPGYSNVVSNAVAAASAEKVVMVSGTGNNGLNEVTYPAKYPEVIAVGAVDNNDAIWYYELNDSGGEPQLVEGSNYGPEVDLVAPGVSVNTGSGTYLMSGTSYAAAMVAGAAALFLSIDNTLTPEKIRSYLKDGADQVPGNNGDTYNQYGAGRLNIYQSLTLRFPGYEFIKVTDFDAESSEDWKTFKFSHTYTNPIVVASPLTVYDQEPAHVRIRNVTPTSFDAKIEEWSDSANSSDGGAHLEETVFFMVMEKGLHYIGGRHWQAGSAQVNNQDWKQVTLDNAFAGSQTVLPQVVTAGSNGDNSNHAVVVRLKDINKNTFNMLLQEAEVNQKGGVVHPNETVHFIAVQDDNAKSGSTEFMSFEIGLTMAKDTKYTSVYFSKKYSDIYFFAQLSTINEDDTCNVRNAWNIPMYDSKFVGINLEEDFSLDTYDMDATHAMEEVRWLVVDPGDLGRSVSSNDPNDPLNRPPLVFFKAASTLDLDKDYSSIYIEAEASDPDGKVTYVELYLDDDLVMRHKKAPYKWRAKQLLG, encoded by the coding sequence ATGAAGGATAATAGAAAACGAACGCTAGCCTTATTTGCGCTAACAATTTTAGCCTTAATTGGGGTATCCCAGCTAAGTCGCATCTTGCCATCTGGTAAAACGGAGCAAAAGATTACCTCAGAAACTGCCTCTTATGACTCAATCCCCTCACTATCCAAGGATAGAGAGGCTGGAGTAGGGGTTGTTGCGGTTCAAGGCGCTTCAACAAATACATACCAGCTACCCTCCGAGGTTCTCGATGATATGAATGTCTTAGAGGTGTTAGCAGTCGATGACATAGCCACTGCTTCCGGGGAAAGAGAAATTCACAGTGTTATCGAAACGGATTCTGCCTTCTTGGGCAAAGTATTGGTGAAGCAAAATAGGAGCACCGGCAAAGTGCGTAAGTATAGTGCGGAGCATCTGGTCATATCGCCTACCCACAACAAAACAGACCTCACTGAATTGGCTGCGCTACTGCGTGAATCAGGCTTTGAGGTTCGTCAGCCCTACGAATTCACGCCTTTTCTTTATCTGACTCCCAAAGGGCATACTCCCCAAGAGATCCATAAAACCCTGGAGGAGGTTACCTCCCTGCTCTTAGATACCGGTGCGGTGATTGAACTCGACGGCATAGGCAGAGCTACCGGCGCTGATACCATCCCGCCGAATGACCCCGAGTATAACGGTCAGTGGCATCATCAAAAGATACAATCAGAAGCGGCCTGGGGAATGACCAAGGGAAGTGATGAAGTGCTGGTAGCCGTTTTGGACACTGGGTTGGCTTCGTTAAAACGAGACCTAACCAATGGCAAGCTTATTAGCCAATCCAACGAATTTGCCGGTCGCATCAACTCGAATGGATGGAATTTTGTCGATAACAATTATCTTCCACTTGACAAGAGTTACACTGCTCACGGAACCCAAACAACGAGTATTCTCGCCGGCAATGCCAATAATAACACTAAAGGAGCGGGTGTAGACTGGAACTGTCAAATCCTGCCCTTAAAAGTTATGGACGATCTCCGTAATGTGCCAGATTCTATAGCTTCTAAGGCCATTCTAGACGCCCTAGCATTTAATGCTGATGTTATTTATATGGGCTTTGATTCACCCGGATATTCCAATGTTGTCTCAAATGCAGTGGCAGCTGCCAGCGCAGAGAAAGTTGTTATGGTCTCAGGCACTGGGAACAACGGCTTAAATGAGGTTACCTACCCGGCAAAGTATCCAGAAGTCATTGCCGTTGGGGCTGTCGATAACAATGATGCAATATGGTATTACGAATTAAACGACTCTGGAGGTGAACCGCAGTTAGTCGAAGGTAGTAACTATGGTCCGGAAGTGGATTTAGTCGCACCAGGAGTTTCAGTAAACACAGGAAGTGGCACCTACCTGATGTCGGGAACCAGCTATGCTGCAGCTATGGTAGCCGGGGCTGCAGCCCTATTTTTATCGATAGATAATACCTTGACTCCTGAAAAGATCAGAAGTTATTTGAAAGATGGAGCGGATCAAGTACCAGGTAATAACGGCGATACTTACAACCAATATGGTGCGGGTAGGCTAAACATTTACCAGTCTCTCACACTAAGATTCCCAGGTTATGAGTTCATTAAAGTAACCGACTTCGACGCTGAAAGCAGTGAGGATTGGAAAACCTTCAAGTTTTCCCATACCTACACGAATCCAATAGTCGTAGCCAGTCCTCTTACTGTATATGATCAGGAGCCCGCTCATGTCAGAATACGAAATGTGACACCAACCAGTTTTGATGCCAAAATCGAAGAATGGAGTGATAGTGCTAATAGTAGTGATGGAGGTGCACATCTCGAAGAAACCGTTTTTTTCATGGTCATGGAAAAAGGACTGCACTACATCGGCGGCAGGCATTGGCAGGCAGGTAGCGCGCAAGTTAATAACCAGGACTGGAAACAGGTTACACTTGATAACGCTTTTGCCGGGTCACAGACCGTTTTGCCCCAGGTAGTCACAGCTGGTTCTAATGGGGATAATAGTAATCACGCAGTGGTGGTGCGTCTCAAGGATATTAACAAAAACACCTTCAATATGTTGCTACAGGAAGCAGAGGTCAATCAAAAAGGTGGCGTGGTTCATCCGAATGAAACCGTGCATTTCATTGCAGTTCAAGATGACAATGCGAAATCGGGCAGCACAGAATTCATGAGCTTTGAGATAGGTTTGACAATGGCTAAAGACACGAAGTATACCTCAGTTTACTTTTCAAAAAAATATAGTGATATTTATTTCTTTGCTCAGCTCAGCACCATTAACGAGGATGATACCTGTAATGTTCGCAACGCTTGGAATATACCTATGTATGATTCCAAATTTGTTGGCATCAATTTAGAGGAAGACTTTTCACTTGATACATACGATATGGATGCAACCCATGCTATGGAAGAGGTTCGTTGGCTGGTGGTGGATCCGGGTGACTTAGGCCGTTCAGTTAGTTCTAATGACCCAAATGACCCTCTAAATAGACCGCCTTTAGTGTTCTTTAAAGCGGCATCCACTTTGGATCTGGACAAAGACTATAGCTCCATTTACATCGAGGCGGAAGCCTCGGATCCTGACGGGAAAGTCACTTATGTGGAACTCTACTTGGATGATGATCTGGTGATGCGACATAAAAAAGCGCCCTACAAGTGGAGAGCAAAGCAATTACTTGGCC